The following DNA comes from Ornithobacterium rhinotracheale DSM 15997.
CAACCTAAGAGCTCCGCACCAAGTCCAAAGTTAAATAATCAACCTAAGATACCCGCACCAAAACCAAAGCTTCACCCAGAGTGGCAAAAGGTTTTGGATAAATTTAATAAATCGTTATATGGGCAATAAGAGAAGAAATAAAAGAAGAGATAAAAAAATGACATATTTAAAAGCAATTGCCCTGCTAGCTGGAAGTTGGTGGGCTTATAAAATATCAAAACCAAAGTCTAAAGTTGAGTTTGGAGAATTGGAACTAGTGGGCGTTGATATTCCAAATACAGAGAGTGAGACTAAAAGTGTTTTATCTATGCTTTTAGTACCTAATGGATTGAGATTTGCCAAAGGATATAATTCATATGCTGATTGGGGTTATACTTTGTTTGATATATTAATAAATCAAATTAAAAGTGGTGATTTGTTGATAAATCAAGCATCTTATATAATGGCTACAGCATATCATGAAATGGGTCAATTTAGTTTATTGCGTGAGCGTTATAATGATAAAATTTCTGTTTTGAAGAAAACGCTTAAAGGGGATAAATTAAGGGAGTTTAACGAGTTTTTGAAGATTGCAGATACATTTGGTGTTAGTGCTGAAAAGGCTGTGTACATGGAGTGGAAGTATGGCGTACAATCTTGGTGTTATAATCCAGCTAGTAGAAGAAAGAATTTAAGTAATAAATATAAAGGTGATGGAGCTCGTTTTTTTGGTCGTGGATATTGCCAGTGGACTGGTAGGCATTTATATACTAAGTTTAAAGAGTTTTCTGGTGTAGATGTTTTGTCAAATCCAGATTTAATAGTAAATGATAAGCGTTTAAATGCTTTAATGACCATAAAAATGATGATGGCTGATAAACCTAATAATTTAACGGGTGTTTCTTTAAAGCTTTATTGTAATGAAAATAAAACAGATTATTACAATGCAAGAAGGGTTGTTAATTCTACAGATAGAGCAAAAGATATAGCCTCTTATGCTCAAAAGTTTGAAAATGTTTTTAATTCTTATTTAAAAAAATAGGTTATGACACAGCGAGAAAAAGAAAATTAAGTTTTGGTTATTCATCTTTTTAATAATCTATCTATTATTTAGATTGACCAAAAAGACGAGTATAAAGGAGAAAGTAAGCACAGGAGATAATTCCTTGTTGCCACTGGATACAAATAAATTCAAGGAACCTGTGAGTTTGCCCAAAGTAGAAAAACCAAAGTTTGATAAGGTTTTTGCAAAAGGCGGTTCTGCAGTGAGAAATGAAAAAGCATTTAGTCAAAAAGTTGATGATATGATGCAATCAGAAAAACAGAAGGGAAAAATACCAGTAAAAAGTGATGTGGTTAAAAAACTGCAGGAGGAGCAGGCAAATGATTTTTGTTCTGAATGTGAGGAAGAAAAGAGAAGGGAGCAGGAAGAAAGAAAGCGTAAAGAACAAGAAGAAATTAGAAAGAAGTTGCTTGAGAAGAAAAATAATTGCAACCAAATAAGTGAAGTTCCTGTAAAATTTCATTATGATTGTGAGGAGCCCGAGAAAGTTAAAATAACTGGCATGGGTGGACTTGCTCTATTTAGAATGCCATCAACTGGGCATTGCAGGGTATTAAATTTATATGGTGAAACTACACGTGTAATTCAGAGTTATAATGATGGGGAAAAAGAATATCTTGTTGAGCATGGGCATTATATAGATTTGTTGGGATATGTAAAGGCGCAGGTTTCAAATATTCAGCTTGATAGTAATGGGGGTTTTGAACAATTGAGTTAAACAAAAAATAAAGAGATATGACAAATTTTGTAGATAGGACAAAGATTTATAGTATATTAGGATTTACGGGGGCGGTTTCGTTTGATGAGCTAAAACCGCTTCTAGCAAGTTTATTGGCTATTGTGCTTGATTTTGCGTATAGCTTTGCAAAAAAGAAAATTAAAGATTTAAAAGATAAAAAAGATGAGTGATTGTGTGATAGTTATTGATAATAGAAAGTTTAGGAGTGAGCTTTTGTGTCGAGAGGTTTCTACAATTGATTTATCGGATAATTGTTATTATCAAGTAGGTCCATATTTTTATACCGCTAATGCATTTAGGCGTTATTTGATTGACAAGTCTGATTATGTTATTTATAAAAGGTTGATACCATTGGACGGAGAACCTGTGAAAGATTTACCAAATTTTATAGATGGATATGATTCAAATTCAGCGATTTTGTTAAGTTATAATGTTGGAACTTTTTATGATGGTTTTGTTGTAACGAAGAATAAAAACGGATATCACTTTAGAAATAGTACTAGTAAATTTGTTGGCGTTTATTTAGATGTATCAGATCCATATAGTCACGAGGTATTACAATTAGAATCTGGTCAAGAATCTGAATACAAGGGATCAGGACCTTTCCTATTGTATGATGGAAACGAAGAAATAAGGGGCATTGAATAATGAGCCATAAGAACGATTATAGCTGTATAGTTTTTGGAGCCTTTGGAGTGTTCAAAATGCAGTATGTACATGACTTGTACAAATTCTCTAAATGGCTTGATCACTCCAAATTTTCAGATTGGAGATACTTCAATGTTTACAATCGTAGAACTGGAGAATATCTAAGACGCTTCTACAATGGAAACTATATACCAAGATTTTTGAATTAATTAGTTTGTTATAATAATGAGAGAGACTGCATCCTTTTTGGTGTGGTTTCTTTTTTTTTATCTTTTTGCTTTGCAATATTTGGCATTTCTTTTGATATTTGCAAAGTGTTGTTAAATCACTAAAAAAATCAAGTCATGAAAAAAATTCTATTTACCGCAGTATTATGTGTTTCTTCACTTATAACATATGCACAAAGCAAAGAGGCAAAAAAAGAAATAAGAAAGTATTACACTGAAAAACAGATTAAGTATATTAAGCAATCAATAAATGATTTTTTAACTTCTGAGGGTGCGTGTTTAGATGTTGCTCCTTTTGATGTTGATAGATATATGCTTTTGTCTAATGGATTAAATTTTGATGATAAAAAAAAGGAATTAGCTTTTATAAATTATTTTTTAGAACCTTATGAACAAAAATATACGATAACTGCAGATAGAAAAATGTTTGGTTATATGATAATGAGTTTTGAAAATCCTCAAAATATAGACTAATGGCACGGAGATTTAAACATTTAGATTTGCACGATAGAGCAATGATAGAGGCATATTTAACCGCTGGCTGGTCTATCTCGAAAATAGCTCGTGAACTGAAAAGGGATAAATCTACGATAAGCAGGGAGGTAAAGAGGAACCGAACGAAGAAAGGAAAGTATAAAGCAAAGAAGGCACAGACGCTCTATTCTGAAAAGAAAGAGCGTTTTTTGCGTTATAGACGCTTTACCAAAGAGGTTGAGAAAAGAGTAAGACAATTTTTGTATAAAAGATATTCACCGCTCCAAATAGTCGGTTACTGTAAAAGCCTGGGACTGGAAATGGTATCAGTTGAGAGGATTTACCAATATATAAGAGAGGATAAGCGTAAAGGTGGTAAATTGTACAAGTATTGCCGTCACGCTTTGAAAAAGAGAAAGGCACAAGTTTCTAAAATAGTTGAAAAAATAAAGAACCGCGTAAGTATAGAAGAACGCCCGCAGGTTGTGAATGAGCGTAAGGAGTTCGGGCATTGGGAGGGTGATTTGATAGAGGGCAAAAATCATAAGGGTTATTTGCTGACACTTACGGAAAGAGTATCAAGGTTTTTATTTATTAGATATTTACCTAGTAAAAGTGCAGATGTTGTGGCAAATGCGATGAATGATGTGTTACTTCCATATAAAAAAGTGGTCAAATCTATAACGCTTGATAATGGGCTAGAGTTTGCAAATCATGAGAATGTGGCAAAGAAACTGCAAGCCCAGATTTATTTTACAGCCCCATACTCTAGTTGGCAAAAAGGACAAATTGAGCATATGAATAAACTTGTTAGACAATATGTGAAAAAAGGTTCAGCAATCACAAAAAGTACCGCTAACAAGCTGAAAGCGGTACAAAAAGAGATAAACGACAGACCTTTTAAAGTGTTAAAGTTTTGCAAGCCTCGTGATGTTTTTTATACATTTGTGGAAAATGTTGCATTTAGTGCTTGAATCTAGCTTTTCCCTTTACACAAAAAAATCAGCGCGATTGCCTAGGCAGTCACGCTGATCATATGAAAACTTTAGTATTAGTGTTCTTATTTAGTTTTTTCGTTTTGTGCTTTTACTTCTTCCACGAAGTCTTCAAAACTAACTTCTTTTTCTTCAAGTTTAGCGTTTTGCTTAAACAATTCAATCAATTTTCCAGCAAATACTTGGTCTGCTAATTGGCGGTATTGATTTTCATCTTGAAGTGATTGTTGTGCGATACCTTTCAACATTTCATCGTCGAAGTTTAATCCAGCACCGTACATTTTCATTTGTTGTTTTACCGCTTCGATTGCTTGGTTTTCAACATCTTCTCTTGTTACGCTTACATCGTATTTGTTGGCTACTCTACCTTCTACCAATTGGAATCTCATACCACGCTCAGCATTGTTGTACATTTCTTCTGCTTTTTCTACAGAATCAGCTTGTTGATTAGAGAATTGTAACCATTTCACTAAAAACTCTTTTGGTAAATCAAACTTTTTGTTTTCTACCAAGTTCAACAATCCGTTGGTAAGCATTACACGATCTGCCTCTGCTACATACATTTTCTCTGCTTCTTCTTTCACTTTTGCACGGAAAGCTTCTTCAGAATCTACTACCCCCTCACCATATACTTTGTCAAACAATTCTTGATTGATTTCAGCTTTTTGATGGCTTACGATGCCTTGAATTTTGTAAACTAATTTTTTGTTAAAATCTGCTACTTCGTCTTCTTCTAAACCAAAAGTTTGAGCCAATCTATCTTGGTCTTCAAAAATCTCTTTTGCTTCGATTTCTACTTTATCTCCTTTCTTTTTACCATCAAATGCTTTTTTATCTTTCAAATCTTTGTAGAACACATTTGCGTGGTAGTGCGCAGAAGTTTCCTCTCCGTTTTCGTCTAATTCATAGAACACACCTTTGATGTAAGCTCCTTCGCCTACTTCTTCTGCTTCGGACATTTTACCATAGCTAAGTCTGAAGTTTTCGATGTATTTTTCTACTTCGTCATCGCTTACGGTAATTTTGTGATAAGGAACGCTTACCTCTGCTAAATCCACTTCAAACTCTGGTGCCAAACCTAGTTCAAAATCAAAGTTTAAAGTTTCATTATCCCAATTGAAAGATTTATCTTCTTTTGGTAGGGGCTGTCCCAAGATTTCTACTTTATTATCGTTTAAATATTTATTTACGCTTTCTTGTAAAAGTTTATTTACTTCTTCGTAGATGAGTGGTTTTTCGTATTGTTTTTTTACAAGTCCCATTGGAACAAAACCTTTTCTAAAGCCTGGTACATTTGCATTTTTTCTGTAATTTTTAAGGGCTTTTTCTACTTTGTCTGCATAGTCTGCTTTTTCGATAGATACCGATAAAACTGCGTTTAAATCATCTACTTTATTGTACGTAACATTCATTCTATTAAAATTTTGGGTTGCAAAGATAGCAAAATAATCGGGATTTTTACTATGTTTTAATTCTATATATTGATTTTATAATTTAATTTATTTTCTTACTAAAAATTCTTCTCCTTGTAGGCTTCTTTTATTTGGTCTAGGGCTTTCTGGATAAGCACTCGTGGTGCGGCTAAATTAATTCGCATAAAGCCTTTTCCGTTTTCGCCATAGTCCTCTCCTAAATTTAGGGCTAAATGGGCTTTGTCTACAAAGAAATCTACCAAGTCCTGCTGACTTAAATTAAGCTCCCTACAATCTAAAAACACTAGATAAGATGCTTGTGGAATTACGGCTTTGATTTTAGGAGCATGCTCCTTTAAATACTGATCTAGGTATAGGATATTCTGCTCTATATATTCCTTTACTGCCTCCAGCCATTTCTCGCCATTGTTGTAAGCAGCGGTGGTTGTGAGATAGGCAAAAACATTGGCATCTCCCACCATCATTTTCTCGGTAAAGTCTACAAATCTTTTTCTGATTTCTGGGTTTTCGATAATGGCAAATGAGCTACAAAAGCCCGCTAAGTTAAATGCCTTGCTTGGCGCATTGAATGTAACATTATTGTCTCTCGCCTCCTCGCTTACCGATGAAAATGGGTGATGCTTGTGTGGAGCAAAGGTTAAATCTGAATGTATTTCGTCTGAAACTACTAGCACCTTGTGCTTTTTGCAAATGCGTGCAATTTCTTGCAGTTCTTCTTTACGCCACACCTTGCCTCCTGGGTTATGCGGATTGCATAGTAGAAATAGTTTACAATCCTTTACGCGCTGCTCAAAAAGGGCAAAATCAAAGGTGTAATCCATACCTACTAGCTTGAGCGGACACAGCACTAGCTCCCTATCGTGATTGCGCACCGATTTCCCAAACTGCTGATAGACTGGAGGCATAATAAGCACCTTGTCGCCAGGCGATGTAAAGCACTGCACGGCAAAAGATAAACCTGGCACCACTCCTGGTACAAAGGAAATCATCTCCTTGGTGATTTCCCATTGATTTCTCCTCTTTTGCCAATCGATGATGGCATGGTACCAATCTTCTGATGCCGAAGTATAGCCAAAGATCTCGTTGTTTAATCTATTTTGCACCGCTTCTACTACAAATTTAGGGGTTTTAAAATCCATATCTGCCACCCAGAGTGGAATTAAATCGGTGCGTCCCCATTTGGTTTTTAAAGCTTCAATTTTTAAGGCTCCTGTACCTCTCCTATCTACTACCTCATCGAAGTTATATTCTGTCATATTTTATTTAATTTTCGCCGCACGGGCATAGTCCTCTGCAAATTCTCTAATCTTCTCTGCCACTTCTTTCTCATCGGTTGCGCGCTGGTAGGTATCTGCCATAGCTCTAAATATTTGGTGAAAAAATATTTTCATGTGATCCATCGGCATATCCTTCGTCCATAGATCGATGCGCAAGGCTTCTCGCTGCTTGTCGTCCCAGAGGGAGAGCAATGCTGCTTTAGTCTCTTGGTTTTCTACGCCACCATCTACGGCACTCCAGCTAAGCTTTTCTGGCACTTTATTTTCGTCTAGCTCAACGCTTATTTTTATTTCAGATTTCATTATTTTATCGGTTTATATTTTGAGTCTTTAAATATTTTCAAATAATCATTGTCGCTCAAAAATGTAGCTAAATCCACTTTGGGGTTCTGTTTCAAATAAGCTTGGCAAATCTGCAAGCCCATCCATGCCCCTACTCTTCCTGGCGTTTCGTTATCGGCATCGGTAAAGAATTTAGAAAAAGGCGCAGGATCTATAAATCGCTCACTTAGCTTTTTATCCTCGTCAAAGAAATATTCTTCCTCGGTAAAGTACACATATACATCTGCCTCGTTGCCCACACACCACTGCCACTGCTCTGGCGAATATTGCATGATTTCTTGGGCTGATTTTTCAGGCAAAAAGGCTTGTGTGGCTAGCAACACTTTTCCTGCATAAATCATTTTTTCCACAAATTTTCTTTTAGTAATATCCATCGGGACAAGTTGCCTTGCCATGCTTTCGGCTATGCTAATCTTTAAATCCTGAGGCTGAAAGTTTTTTCTTATATATCGTGGAATCCCCATTTTTTCATACAACGGATAATCTTTACCCAGAAACCAATCTAGCCCTAGCACCATGTCGTTGCTCTGCACCCAGTAAGCAACGGGATTCATATACGGCAACTCTCCCGTAAAGGTGTACACCGTAGGGGCTGTGAAATTGGGATAATAGTATTTTACATATTTAAAGATAGATCGCAATGAATCTTTTAAGGCTAAATTTTTAAATTGATTTTCTACCGCTTGGTTCAAAGCAATGGCTAGGGTATCTGCACGGCGACGCTCCAAAATCGTGTCTGGAATATTGGCAAAAAAGTCAGGATAAAGTTTAGCCAACGCCTGATTGCTGATTTTTGTATCATAATAAACCTTAGACACATCTTTCACTTGGATAGAATCCGTAAAAGGAGGAACATCTGTTTTAAATTCATGCGCTTTTTTTTGGCAAGAAAAGATACCTAAAACTAATATTACATAGAAAAATATTTTTTTCATGAATTGAAAGCATTAACTTTGAGAATTCAAAAATACAGAAATTATGCACACAAAAGAAGTAATTAATTATATTGTTGATTGGTTAAAGGATTATTTATCTAAATCTGGCATGGACGGATGGGTGATTGGAATCTCTGGCGGAATTGATTCTGCTGTAGTTTCTACACTTACGGCTCAAACAGGCGCACCCGTTCTAGCGATTGAAATGCCAATACACCAAGCTCAGGATCAAGTAAATAGAGCGCAAAACCACATCGCTTGGCTAGAAGAAAGATATCCTAATGTAAAAGGCATGCGAGTAGACCTTACGCCTACTTTTGATGCACTGAGCGAGGCAGTGGTAGCTGATAAAAATCATGCACAAAATGACTTAGCACTTGCCAATGCGCGCTCGCGTTTGAGAATGACCACGCTGTATTATTACGCAGGACTTAATCGCTACTTGGTCGTAGGAACAGGAAACAAGGTAGAAGACTTTGGCGTGGGATTCTTCACCAAATACGGCGATGGCGGGGTGGACATTTCTCCGATTGGGGATTTGATGAAAAGCGAAGTTTTTAAGTTAGCCAAAGAATTAGACATCATCGCTTCTATCCAAAATGCTAAACCTACCGACGGATTATGGAACGACGACCGCACCGACGAAGACCAATTGGGTGCTACTTACGACGAACTGGAATGGGCTATGGGCGTATACAAAGACCACAAACCCGAAGATTTCGAAGGCAGACAACGAGAAGTTCTACAAATTTTCAATAAATTTAATCGTGCCATGCAGCACAAAATCAATCCGATTCCTGTGGCGTTGATTCCCGAAGAATTGAAAAAATAAAAAAACACTAAAAAAGCCATTTCTTAATTTGAAATGGCTTTTTTTATTTTGTTTAAAAACCTCATTTGGGTTTTGAATTAACTTTAAACCCAAACTATTTATACAAAGGTTTCTGTCTGTTATCTCTAAAATGTAGGATATCTATATTCTCATTATTTATCCTATAATATATTGAGAATTTATTATTCAAAAGATTCTTTTTATATACATTATTCTTAGAATAATAAATAGAAAGGAAATAAGGTTGGTTAATCAGTTCTTTTTCTACTTTGTTTATTTCGACTAGAATTTTTTTTGAGAAGACATCCGATTTATTATGATTAATCCAAAAATCAAGCGTATCAAAAAGTTCCTCTTGAGCTTGATTAGACCATTTCAATACCATATTTCTCTTTTATTTTAGAATGGAGCTCTTCACTTGTACAAAAATTGCCTTCTTCTATATCTTTAATCCCTTTTGAAATAGAATTTATTTCATCTTGAGAGAGTTCATTCTCTGGATAGTCTATTTCAATGCCCAACCTCTCTAAAGAATTAGTAACCATTTGATACTCTTGAAAAGTTAGTTTTCTTTTTAAACGAATTATATTTGTTTCCATAATTTTAAATTAATAACAAAGTTATTATTTTTTCAATCAAAACCCATGTTAATTTCCTCTTTAGCCTTATCTTTTTCTTAAAGAAATCTATACCTCTTCAAGCCAAGGTTTCATTACAAATAAAAATAAACATTTATTTAAATCCAAAAATATCTTCTGGCGTTACCAAATAATCCAGCAGCACATCGCTTTCGTAAGTCGGGATTATTTCGTTTATGGGAGAAAAGTAATTTACGCCGACTTTTAAAACATCGGGCTTGCATTTAGCAAAAAGCCCGTCGTAGAATCCACCACCATAGCCTATACGCGTACCTTTTTTATCACAGATTAAAAGTGGCGTAATGACTAAATCTATCACTTTCTCAGATACTATTTTGGGTGATTTAGGTTCCAAAATGCCCCAACGGCTCATTTCCATAAGCGTTTCGGGCGTGTACTCGCAAGTGATGAGCGATTTACCTTCAACTTTTGGAATAAAAACACTTTTACCTTTAACCCAAAGCAATTGAATAAATTTTTGCGTAGACACTTCGCCCAACTTTTCCACCGAAATGAAAATATGGATATTTTGTGCTTTTTCCACCCAATCGGATTGTGCCAATTGCACAAAGATTTTTTGGCTTAATGCCTTTCTTTCTTCTGCTGAAAGTGCTTTGCGTTTTTGTTTATAAACTTTCCGCCATTGGGTTTTGCTAAATTTCATATTTTAAGTAGTTTTCACATCGATGATGTTCACAGGGCAAGCTTTGGCTGCTTTTTCGCAAGGCTCAAAAGCATCAGGAATAGGCGTTTTAAAAGTATGAAAACCTTTTTTATCCTTAGATTTTAGCAATACCGATTTCCCATCTTTTTTAGACATACGGAAAAACTCTGGCGCAAACTCCGCACAATAGTTGCAACCGATGCATTTATCTCTCTGTAAGGTTATGATGACCATAGCTTCGTTTTATATCAATATCATTTTATGGTTTGAAAAGTTGCGCCGTGTAGTCCAATAGCGCTTTGTCCCCTATTTTGCCATGTCCAGGCACCACAATTTTCGCTTCTGGATAGGCGTGTTTCACTTTTTGAATGGTTGCCGACCATTCCTTAGGGAAAGCATCAGACAAATTACCTTTACCTGCCCCCAATTCTTTTACCAAACAGCCACCAAATAACACTTGATCCTTTGGAAAATACACAACTATATTATCCTCCGTATGTCCTTTTCCATAATAACCTATTTGGATTTTTGCACCTCCCAAATTCCAAGTTGAATCTGTAGCTGAAAAGGTAGTAATAGTCTGTGGTTTTCGATGCTTTTTAGATAAGTTTTGAGTTCTATAATATGCAATAGACATTATCTTATCCCGATGAAACGCTGGTAATCCGCCCAAATTATCATCGTGAAAATGCGTCGGCACCACCCATTTTATTTCGGCTTTCAGTTCGTTTTTAATCCAATGGATTAAAGCTTCCGAAGAGGCTTCATCTGTGGGCGTATCAAAAACCATCGCTTCTCGTTGATGTCTGACAATCATACCATTACAAGGCACTTTTCCCCATTGCTGGGTGGCTAAATAAGACGTATGGACAAAAGTATCAGGCGCAATCTGAACCACCTTTAAATCCTCGGATTGATAAACTATTTTAGGGAACTGAAGCCCTCCAAAAGACTGAGATTGACACGCCGCCAAACTCATCCAAAAGCATAAATAAAAAAATAATGGTTTAAAATTCTTTTTCAGCATAAATAATGGTTTAAAATTCTTTTTCAGCATAAATAATGGTTTAAAATTCTTTTTCAGCATAAATAATGGTTTAAAATTCTTTTTCAGCATAAATAATGGTTTAAAATTCTTTTTCAGCATAAATAATGGTTTAAAATTCTTTTTCAGCATAAATCAAGCCTTCACTACTTTATAAAGTTTATCACTCGGGCGCACCCTAAAACCGGTTTTAAAAGTAATCACATCAGCCTTTGTAGCTTTTTCTTTCATTCCCTGCCCATCAATCATCATTTCGGTAATCTCCATTTCCTGAGACCCTGTTGTAGGCCCTTGTATTAGAACCTTATCCCCTACGCTTAAATCATATGCTTCTATTAAAAACTCAGCAATATTAGATTTTGGATAAAAGTGTCTCCCTTTACCTATATACACTTTCTTCTGTGTAGCGTTAGAACCTGGATTTGGCGACCATTCGCCTAGCTCTTGTCCTAGATAGTAGCCGCTCCAGAAACCTCTATTATAGACAGTTTCTAGCAGTTTCATCCACTCTGCCACTTTTTCTTGGGTAAAAGTTCCCTCGCTGATGCTGTCAATAGCTTCTCGGTAGCATTTTGTTACGGTCGCCACATATTCTGGTGCACGCCCCCTTCCTTCTATTTTTAACACCTTTACCCCTGCATCTACAATTTGATCTAAAAAATTAATAGTACACAGGTCTTTTGGTGACATCATATATTCATTATCTAACTCTATCTCAAAGCCAGATTCTTGGTCTATTACGGTATATTTCTTTCTACAATTCTGTTTGCACGCCCCTCTATTAGCAGAAGAGTTATGAGAGTGTAAGCTCAGATAACACTTACCTGATACCGCCATACATAATGCACCATGCCCAAATATTTCTATCTCTACTAAATTACCAGAGGGACCTTTAATCTGTTCTTTTTCTATTTGTGTACAAATCTTCTTTATTTGATTAATACTCAGCTCGCGGCTCATCACCATAGTATCAGCAAATAGTGCATAGAACTTCACAGTCTCTATATTAGTAATATTTATTTGAGTAGAGATATGAACCTCCATACCTATCTGCCGAGCATAGGCAATCACCGCTTGATCCATGGCAATCACTGCTGTAATGTCGCTTTCCACGGCTTTATCTATCAAAGTTTTGATGATAGACAAATCATGATCATAAATAATGGTGTTCAAAGTCAAATAGGTGCGTACGCCTTTGGCTTTGCATCGTTTGGAAATTTCTGGCAAATCCTCTAAAGTGAAGTTTATCGACGCACGAGCACGCATATTGAGCTGCTCTACCCCGA
Coding sequences within:
- a CDS encoding MalY/PatB family protein, producing the protein MTEYNFDEVVDRRGTGALKIEALKTKWGRTDLIPLWVADMDFKTPKFVVEAVQNRLNNEIFGYTSASEDWYHAIIDWQKRRNQWEITKEMISFVPGVVPGLSFAVQCFTSPGDKVLIMPPVYQQFGKSVRNHDRELVLCPLKLVGMDYTFDFALFEQRVKDCKLFLLCNPHNPGGKVWRKEELQEIARICKKHKVLVVSDEIHSDLTFAPHKHHPFSSVSEEARDNNVTFNAPSKAFNLAGFCSSFAIIENPEIRKRFVDFTEKMMVGDANVFAYLTTTAAYNNGEKWLEAVKEYIEQNILYLDQYLKEHAPKIKAVIPQASYLVFLDCRELNLSQQDLVDFFVDKAHLALNLGEDYGENGKGFMRINLAAPRVLIQKALDQIKEAYKEKNF
- the bla gene encoding subclass B1 metallo-beta-lactamase; translated protein: MLKKNFKPLFMLKKNFKPLFMLKKNFKPLFMLKKNFKPLFMLKKNFKPLFFYLCFWMSLAACQSQSFGGLQFPKIVYQSEDLKVVQIAPDTFVHTSYLATQQWGKVPCNGMIVRHQREAMVFDTPTDEASSEALIHWIKNELKAEIKWVVPTHFHDDNLGGLPAFHRDKIMSIAYYRTQNLSKKHRKPQTITTFSATDSTWNLGGAKIQIGYYGKGHTEDNIVVYFPKDQVLFGGCLVKELGAGKGNLSDAFPKEWSATIQKVKHAYPEAKIVVPGHGKIGDKALLDYTAQLFKP
- a CDS encoding 5-formyltetrahydrofolate cyclo-ligase; this translates as MKFSKTQWRKVYKQKRKALSAEERKALSQKIFVQLAQSDWVEKAQNIHIFISVEKLGEVSTQKFIQLLWVKGKSVFIPKVEGKSLITCEYTPETLMEMSRWGILEPKSPKIVSEKVIDLVITPLLICDKKGTRIGYGGGFYDGLFAKCKPDVLKVGVNYFSPINEIIPTYESDVLLDYLVTPEDIFGFK
- a CDS encoding peptidase U32 family protein, with product MTKDNKIELMAPAGNFTSLQAALDNGADSVYFGVEQLNMRARASINFTLEDLPEISKRCKAKGVRTYLTLNTIIYDHDLSIIKTLIDKAVESDITAVIAMDQAVIAYARQIGMEVHISTQINITNIETVKFYALFADTMVMSRELSINQIKKICTQIEKEQIKGPSGNLVEIEIFGHGALCMAVSGKCYLSLHSHNSSANRGACKQNCRKKYTVIDQESGFEIELDNEYMMSPKDLCTINFLDQIVDAGVKVLKIEGRGRAPEYVATVTKCYREAIDSISEGTFTQEKVAEWMKLLETVYNRGFWSGYYLGQELGEWSPNPGSNATQKKVYIGKGRHFYPKSNIAEFLIEAYDLSVGDKVLIQGPTTGSQEMEITEMMIDGQGMKEKATKADVITFKTGFRVRPSDKLYKVVKA
- the gldB gene encoding gliding motility lipoprotein GldB → MKKIFFYVILVLGIFSCQKKAHEFKTDVPPFTDSIQVKDVSKVYYDTKISNQALAKLYPDFFANIPDTILERRRADTLAIALNQAVENQFKNLALKDSLRSIFKYVKYYYPNFTAPTVYTFTGELPYMNPVAYWVQSNDMVLGLDWFLGKDYPLYEKMGIPRYIRKNFQPQDLKISIAESMARQLVPMDITKRKFVEKMIYAGKVLLATQAFLPEKSAQEIMQYSPEQWQWCVGNEADVYVYFTEEEYFFDEDKKLSERFIDPAPFSKFFTDADNETPGRVGAWMGLQICQAYLKQNPKVDLATFLSDNDYLKIFKDSKYKPIK
- the nadE gene encoding NAD(+) synthase translates to MHTKEVINYIVDWLKDYLSKSGMDGWVIGISGGIDSAVVSTLTAQTGAPVLAIEMPIHQAQDQVNRAQNHIAWLEERYPNVKGMRVDLTPTFDALSEAVVADKNHAQNDLALANARSRLRMTTLYYYAGLNRYLVVGTGNKVEDFGVGFFTKYGDGGVDISPIGDLMKSEVFKLAKELDIIASIQNAKPTDGLWNDDRTDEDQLGATYDELEWAMGVYKDHKPEDFEGRQREVLQIFNKFNRAMQHKINPIPVALIPEELKK
- a CDS encoding trigger factor, whose amino-acid sequence is MNVTYNKVDDLNAVLSVSIEKADYADKVEKALKNYRKNANVPGFRKGFVPMGLVKKQYEKPLIYEEVNKLLQESVNKYLNDNKVEILGQPLPKEDKSFNWDNETLNFDFELGLAPEFEVDLAEVSVPYHKITVSDDEVEKYIENFRLSYGKMSEAEEVGEGAYIKGVFYELDENGEETSAHYHANVFYKDLKDKKAFDGKKKGDKVEIEAKEIFEDQDRLAQTFGLEEDEVADFNKKLVYKIQGIVSHQKAEINQELFDKVYGEGVVDSEEAFRAKVKEEAEKMYVAEADRVMLTNGLLNLVENKKFDLPKEFLVKWLQFSNQQADSVEKAEEMYNNAERGMRFQLVEGRVANKYDVSVTREDVENQAIEAVKQQMKMYGAGLNFDDEMLKGIAQQSLQDENQYRQLADQVFAGKLIELFKQNAKLEEKEVSFEDFVEEVKAQNEKTK
- a CDS encoding IS30 family transposase — protein: MARRFKHLDLHDRAMIEAYLTAGWSISKIARELKRDKSTISREVKRNRTKKGKYKAKKAQTLYSEKKERFLRYRRFTKEVEKRVRQFLYKRYSPLQIVGYCKSLGLEMVSVERIYQYIREDKRKGGKLYKYCRHALKKRKAQVSKIVEKIKNRVSIEERPQVVNERKEFGHWEGDLIEGKNHKGYLLTLTERVSRFLFIRYLPSKSADVVANAMNDVLLPYKKVVKSITLDNGLEFANHENVAKKLQAQIYFTAPYSSWQKGQIEHMNKLVRQYVKKGSAITKSTANKLKAVQKEINDRPFKVLKFCKPRDVFYTFVENVAFSA
- a CDS encoding ferredoxin, which encodes MVIITLQRDKCIGCNYCAEFAPEFFRMSKKDGKSVLLKSKDKKGFHTFKTPIPDAFEPCEKAAKACPVNIIDVKTT
- the gldC gene encoding gliding motility protein GldC, which translates into the protein MKSEIKISVELDENKVPEKLSWSAVDGGVENQETKAALLSLWDDKQREALRIDLWTKDMPMDHMKIFFHQIFRAMADTYQRATDEKEVAEKIREFAEDYARAAKIK